One window of Vibrio alfacsensis genomic DNA carries:
- a CDS encoding ATP-binding protein: MRVIGKQLSVFINLHITSTQLAESQQFSAFNQMSTFLVHDLKNVLAQLELLSKNAKKHRNNPEFIDDAFVTIESASARLNKVLSHLRKRSLQEHGLEKTNLTEVIVEACHDRMHNSPPPTCDIKMEDEVFLEVDKERIKNVFLHLIQNSQDATEANGSVTVSRVDKEGFFVVRIEDDGIGMSESFISNRLFKPFDTTKGNAGMGIGAYDAKKFIEQLNGYIEVTSSEGVGSRFEVYIPTEQ; this comes from the coding sequence ATGAGAGTTATAGGAAAACAGCTCTCTGTGTTCATTAATCTTCATATCACTAGTACTCAATTGGCAGAGAGTCAGCAGTTCAGTGCTTTCAATCAAATGTCGACATTCTTAGTGCATGACTTGAAAAATGTACTCGCGCAGCTAGAGTTGCTCTCGAAGAATGCTAAAAAGCACAGGAACAATCCTGAGTTTATAGACGATGCTTTTGTGACCATCGAATCAGCCTCTGCTCGACTCAACAAGGTGCTATCGCATCTTAGAAAACGCAGTCTTCAAGAACATGGTTTAGAAAAAACAAATTTAACCGAGGTCATTGTTGAGGCTTGTCACGATCGTATGCATAACTCCCCTCCTCCAACTTGCGACATAAAGATGGAGGATGAAGTCTTCCTCGAAGTTGATAAAGAGCGAATTAAGAATGTGTTTTTGCACTTAATTCAAAACTCACAAGATGCGACAGAAGCAAATGGCAGCGTGACGGTTTCACGAGTCGATAAGGAAGGTTTCTTTGTTGTCCGTATTGAAGATGATGGCATTGGGATGTCGGAATCGTTCATTTCAAATCGACTCTTTAAGCCGTTTGATACGACGAAAGGGAACGCCGGTATGGGCATTGGTGCTTACGACGCGAAAAAATTCATTGAGCAACTCAATGGTTATATCGAAGTCACTTCGTCTGAGGGCGTTGGTTCAAGATTTGAGGTATATATCCCTACCGAACAATAA
- a CDS encoding glycosyltransferase family 2 protein, whose translation MKIRLAAIAKDEGAYLPEWIYWHLLKGFDDIYICINNSSDNSINITQSIARQHPVTIKSIDSHTPYGFNDDLIEDQFLKKNPLQSKLYADIYAQSYADGFTHVMFLDIDEFLFSPKASIHELMQDELDHDVILFNWFNISGENEAFSCLTSEMKGERSPFTKYIMKTGLRDIQFISTHNIRTTQSTKCLFGRGKTSENSNYLTNLDWCEDAFILHRHLRSQAEYLSLLSRGDTWDNSLIGLKNNRHGWSNIGTHTVSTNQNSQPENYTDGFKQFLSNCEIENQVMVAQQYILNRANKTKEMINKVQTLNRDLDRVLAGTDLRHVDRGLKYTLKRWYYQLMVRKNINNYY comes from the coding sequence ATGAAAATAAGACTCGCAGCCATTGCAAAAGATGAGGGGGCCTATCTGCCGGAGTGGATCTATTGGCACCTCCTCAAAGGCTTCGATGATATCTACATCTGCATAAATAACAGTAGCGATAATTCAATAAACATTACTCAATCAATTGCACGACAACATCCAGTTACTATCAAATCGATAGATAGCCATACGCCATATGGTTTTAACGATGATCTCATCGAGGACCAATTTCTAAAGAAGAACCCCCTTCAATCCAAACTCTATGCCGACATATACGCTCAATCTTATGCAGATGGGTTTACTCACGTCATGTTCCTCGATATCGATGAGTTCTTGTTCTCACCAAAAGCAAGTATTCATGAGTTAATGCAAGACGAACTGGATCACGATGTTATCTTGTTTAATTGGTTTAACATCAGTGGTGAAAATGAAGCTTTTTCATGCCTAACGTCCGAGATGAAAGGTGAGCGAAGTCCTTTTACCAAATACATAATGAAGACCGGCTTACGCGATATCCAATTCATTTCGACACACAACATTCGAACAACTCAATCGACCAAATGCCTATTTGGGAGAGGGAAAACTTCTGAAAATAGCAACTATTTGACCAATCTAGATTGGTGTGAGGACGCTTTTATTCTTCACAGGCACTTGCGCTCTCAAGCAGAATATTTGTCTCTACTAAGCCGTGGAGATACATGGGACAACTCGCTCATCGGCTTAAAAAACAATCGACACGGTTGGTCAAACATTGGGACACACACCGTCTCTACAAACCAAAACAGCCAACCGGAAAACTATACAGATGGTTTCAAACAATTTTTAAGCAATTGCGAAATTGAAAATCAAGTCATGGTGGCTCAGCAATATATACTGAACAGAGCAAATAAAACGAAAGAGATGATAAACAAGGTACAAACTCTCAATCGTGACTTGGATAGGGTGCTTGCTGGTACAGATTTAAGGCACGTCGACCGCGGTCTAAAATATACGCTGAAGCGTTGGTACTATCAGCTTATGGTTAGGAAAAACATCAACAACTATTATTAA
- a CDS encoding polysaccharide pyruvyl transferase family protein, with product MEITIEEYLAPFHSSEISYVPNPGNAGDSIIALGTIQKLTQLGIRYKLVDRHRLSLDDHIVFYGGGGNIAYTNFSVNFIRRVHSNVKKLVILPHTIHSIDSLLKDFGDNVDIICREKVSYEYVQQSKTKAHVYLAKDMAFHLNVNQALSYKASLVDKISQSIRYIFCKLHLSTLQAPTKTGLRVLINQPSNKK from the coding sequence ATGGAAATCACAATAGAGGAATACCTTGCACCTTTTCATAGTAGCGAGATTTCGTATGTTCCAAACCCCGGCAATGCCGGTGATAGCATCATCGCACTTGGTACCATCCAAAAACTGACACAATTAGGAATCCGATACAAGCTGGTCGATCGACATAGATTATCACTTGATGATCACATTGTATTTTATGGCGGCGGTGGCAACATTGCTTATACGAACTTTTCAGTCAACTTCATACGTCGAGTACATAGCAACGTAAAAAAGCTGGTTATCTTGCCTCATACCATACACAGTATTGATAGCCTATTGAAAGACTTTGGCGATAATGTGGATATCATTTGTCGTGAAAAGGTTTCCTATGAATATGTCCAACAAAGTAAGACTAAAGCCCATGTATATCTCGCTAAAGATATGGCTTTTCATCTAAACGTAAATCAAGCATTAAGTTATAAAGCCAGCTTGGTCGACAAAATATCTCAATCTATTCGTTATATTTTTTGCAAACTACATTTATCGACCCTACAAGCACCAACCAAAACAGGTCTGAGAGTTTTGATCAACCAACCTTCAAATAAAAAATAA
- a CDS encoding glycosyltransferase family A protein: MRIGDYEKEFSSIANSQSPCFSIVISTCNRPELLHRCLKQITMQSYDNYEVIIINNGSTPSNNEKYQLFECEFDERFTFYDLNNKMSAGFGPAYARNLGIDVADGDYIAFCDDDDEWIDQDYLSDCESYLASTPTQLVISNQYGIHDETTKGREKKIWFTGVDNYLEKSTHGIKRLKHFSYFSEIGAFPHLNTSIYDASFLKELGGFDKTYGTKRT, from the coding sequence TTGCGAATAGGTGATTATGAAAAGGAATTTTCAAGCATCGCTAACAGTCAATCACCCTGTTTCTCCATCGTCATTTCAACGTGTAATCGACCGGAGTTGCTTCACCGTTGCCTAAAGCAAATTACCATGCAATCTTATGATAACTATGAAGTTATCATTATTAATAACGGTTCAACTCCATCCAATAACGAAAAATATCAACTTTTTGAATGTGAATTTGATGAGCGATTTACGTTCTACGATCTCAACAACAAAATGTCCGCTGGCTTTGGACCTGCATACGCAAGAAACTTAGGTATTGATGTAGCAGATGGTGATTATATCGCTTTCTGTGATGATGATGATGAGTGGATAGACCAAGATTACTTAAGTGATTGCGAATCCTATTTAGCATCTACACCAACACAGCTAGTCATTTCAAACCAGTATGGTATTCATGATGAAACAACCAAAGGTCGAGAGAAGAAAATTTGGTTTACTGGTGTGGACAACTACTTAGAGAAATCCACTCACGGTATCAAAAGATTGAAACATTTTTCTTATTTCTCTGAGATTGGCGCATTCCCACACTTAAATACATCCATTTATGACGCATCATTTCTTAAAGAGCTAGGTGGGTTTGATAAAACTTATGGTACGAAGAGGACTTAG
- a CDS encoding glycosyltransferase family 2 protein — protein MNATLPNVTLSIVVPIYNVEAYLDQCLHTLVEISAIGRYEVILVDDCGQDSSMVIAENYLHSYPNIFKLIKHDKTKALQHRGTPD, from the coding sequence ATGAATGCTACCTTACCTAATGTAACCTTAAGCATTGTGGTTCCAATCTATAATGTCGAAGCGTACCTTGATCAATGCTTACATACTCTTGTAGAGATTTCAGCTATAGGACGCTATGAAGTCATACTGGTTGACGATTGTGGTCAAGACTCAAGTATGGTGATAGCCGAAAATTATCTTCACTCATACCCTAATATATTTAAACTGATTAAACACGATAAAACCAAGGCATTGCAGCATCGAGGAACACCGGATTAG
- a CDS encoding oligosaccharide flippase family protein: MSIQQKLTHAYLWNLVGRWGLRFIGIGSTLVLVRLLPPEAFGIVATATIYIGFFETLSAIGVKRYLIAHTDLSNRDLNTAWTLRILIKLVLTIVLIASSSLIASFVGEPDLELIIIVISISGFLGAFGNIGLVKLEKDVNFKPMVQLGIVVKIITAVTTLGIAYIHPTYWALVIGSSVGALLNMFGSYIVYKYTPRFDWRFKMAMIANSTWLLLRGVLGYSKNRFDLFLVSSTFSSQQVGQYKIAQDFSILPFSELIGPATWGLFPALSHLKNDKKQLYLNTYKF; encoded by the coding sequence TTGAGTATTCAGCAAAAGCTCACCCATGCATACCTATGGAACTTAGTAGGTCGTTGGGGACTGCGGTTTATTGGTATTGGCAGTACGTTAGTGCTAGTCCGGCTATTGCCACCTGAGGCATTCGGAATTGTTGCAACCGCGACAATTTATATTGGCTTTTTTGAAACGTTATCTGCAATTGGCGTAAAACGTTACCTAATAGCACATACGGATTTGTCCAATCGCGATCTAAACACGGCTTGGACGTTGAGGATACTCATCAAATTGGTACTAACGATTGTGCTGATAGCATCTTCAAGTCTAATTGCATCATTTGTTGGTGAGCCAGATCTCGAGCTCATTATTATTGTGATTTCTATATCCGGCTTTTTAGGAGCATTTGGCAATATAGGGTTGGTTAAATTAGAAAAAGACGTCAACTTTAAACCGATGGTGCAACTTGGCATTGTAGTGAAGATAATAACTGCAGTCACCACGCTTGGCATTGCCTACATTCATCCAACTTATTGGGCGTTAGTGATTGGCTCTTCCGTTGGTGCATTGCTCAATATGTTCGGCTCATATATTGTCTATAAGTACACGCCAAGATTTGATTGGCGTTTTAAAATGGCGATGATAGCGAACTCGACGTGGTTGTTACTGAGGGGGGTATTAGGTTACTCAAAGAACAGGTTTGATCTGTTTTTGGTGAGTAGTACGTTTAGTTCACAACAAGTTGGTCAATATAAAATTGCTCAGGACTTTTCGATATTACCTTTTTCTGAGTTAATAGGGCCTGCAACTTGGGGGCTTTTCCCTGCGTTATCTCATCTGAAAAATGACAAGAAACAGCTCTATTTAAATACTTATAAGTTTTAG
- a CDS encoding ATP-grasp domain-containing protein codes for MFNLRLKEETETETETETPRSALILGEDTRSFLSVIRSLGRAGYTVHVVCYDRASHSLSSKYIASAFFYNYQAYDNQGWIDNVLCLIERYQYSVVFPCDERAIYPLWQARGLLPKKTKLAVANPESLDVLFDKWKTKQVATKCRIPVAQGDLISPSQHSYEALTNIYGNKFVLKPLQSFEMSCLDKRNKVVIVRSRNDYEEFTNANPASDHCLIEEYFSGKGEGLSVFAVDGKVVTAFSYKRLAEPDTGGGSSYRGSTEIDSSQLQATQRICQETRLSGLAMFEFRRNEETSEWILVEINARVWGGLPLADYAGFDFPKLYADYLCSGNVDERQHKPIPNVTARSLTADLYEIKRESEKIANVMGRTKARAHMTQRLFGILKCVASRESIDSFRLDDPKPFFSEVKDVVDSVLRPALNQRRFIVQYRRKVKQKEIRQLFATNPYRNVIFICYGNIIRSPFAEQYFRSLLSKNAISLGIDSFGFHHKELRSSPDIAVEAASQLRCDLSIHSSKCLTQLDIGETDIIIYFDDKNRHALASGYRTNHAFCAADLLDARYSRLHEIADPYESDVKTIRSCYDKIKNALDNFLTIYQEAVE; via the coding sequence ATGTTTAATTTGAGACTCAAAGAAGAAACAGAAACAGAAACAGAAACAGAGACGCCACGTTCGGCGCTCATATTGGGGGAAGACACCAGAAGTTTTCTGTCAGTGATTCGTTCACTGGGTCGCGCTGGTTATACCGTCCATGTTGTTTGTTATGATCGTGCGAGCCATTCTTTAAGCAGCAAATACATTGCTTCTGCGTTTTTCTACAATTATCAGGCATATGACAATCAGGGATGGATTGATAATGTTTTATGCTTGATTGAACGTTATCAGTACAGTGTGGTTTTCCCCTGTGATGAGCGCGCCATTTATCCGTTGTGGCAGGCAAGGGGGTTGCTACCTAAGAAAACCAAGCTTGCTGTCGCAAACCCTGAGTCTTTAGATGTCTTGTTCGACAAATGGAAAACAAAGCAAGTTGCAACGAAATGTCGTATTCCGGTAGCTCAAGGGGACTTAATCTCACCTAGCCAGCATAGTTATGAAGCGTTGACCAATATTTACGGGAATAAGTTTGTTTTAAAACCACTTCAATCATTTGAAATGTCATGTTTGGATAAAAGAAACAAAGTCGTTATCGTTCGTTCAAGGAATGACTATGAAGAGTTTACCAATGCTAACCCTGCTAGCGATCATTGCTTAATTGAAGAGTATTTCAGTGGTAAAGGGGAGGGGCTATCAGTATTTGCTGTCGATGGAAAAGTGGTAACCGCATTTTCCTATAAAAGGTTGGCTGAGCCCGATACTGGTGGCGGGAGTTCATATCGAGGCTCTACTGAGATCGATTCATCACAATTGCAAGCGACTCAGCGTATTTGCCAAGAAACGCGATTATCTGGACTGGCAATGTTTGAGTTTCGAAGAAATGAAGAGACGAGCGAATGGATTTTGGTCGAAATCAACGCGCGAGTCTGGGGTGGTTTACCGCTTGCCGACTACGCGGGTTTCGATTTTCCTAAACTTTATGCAGATTATTTGTGTAGTGGTAACGTCGATGAGCGGCAACACAAACCGATACCTAATGTCACTGCGAGATCATTAACTGCAGATTTATACGAAATTAAGCGAGAAAGTGAAAAAATTGCGAATGTTATGGGGCGAACTAAAGCAAGAGCTCATATGACTCAGCGTTTGTTCGGTATCCTAAAATGCGTTGCGAGTCGTGAAAGTATCGATAGTTTTCGTCTTGATGACCCCAAGCCATTTTTCTCTGAAGTAAAAGACGTAGTAGACAGTGTATTACGTCCTGCATTAAATCAACGTCGTTTTATTGTGCAGTATCGGCGGAAAGTGAAACAAAAAGAAATACGACAACTGTTTGCTACTAACCCGTACAGAAATGTCATTTTTATCTGTTATGGCAACATCATCCGTAGCCCATTTGCTGAACAGTATTTTCGCTCTCTCCTCTCCAAAAATGCTATCTCTTTGGGTATCGATTCGTTTGGTTTTCATCATAAAGAGTTGCGAAGTAGTCCTGATATTGCCGTTGAGGCAGCATCCCAGCTTCGATGTGATTTAAGCATCCACTCATCAAAATGCCTGACTCAATTAGATATCGGAGAGACGGATATCATTATCTATTTTGATGACAAGAACAGACACGCATTAGCATCTGGCTACAGAACGAATCATGCATTTTGTGCGGCAGATTTACTGGATGCTCGTTACTCTCGTTTACACGAAATTGCCGATCCGTATGAAAGTGATGTTAAGACTATCCGCAGTTGCTACGACAAAATCAAAAACGCATTAGATAATTTTCTGACGATTTATCAAGAGGCGGTAGAATGA
- a CDS encoding oligosaccharide flippase family protein, which yields MFGAIRKKIAIGYLWNLLAKWLNRSIGLISTLCLVRILDPEDFGIVALASIVMAFFVMLSNAGTDKYLIKVKECTNEMLNSAWSLNITLKFVCSLVLALMAKKLSIYMNEPVLENVLLVCCLIPVISAFKNVGMVLFERELDYKPITRLSVGVKVAVVPITLIGAILIQSYWALIIGLLASEILTVLGSYRIHPYRPKWSMTLWKNQWSFSKWHLLSTSSGYIRSRIDALLLGRYLTSADVGVYRVSQEFAWLPFTEVISPASSSMYAGITQVREHHEELKCSILNYLAFAYLLVVPSAFGIFALSDLFTEVVLGEKWLEAAPIIGLLSLLMLSMPLNISLQSVLTNLSKIKYLVLLDVVMISAIVGLIIGLSKSNNFDLLSYTQYRVALVVLFMLMLCVAYKFLINLSPIRIMAVILLPTIPSIVMVNVIASLKPQLHYSEAINLIILVIAGGISFVPVMAVLIGVTKNWFVEYALIFDVLKKLKASTQKG from the coding sequence ATGTTCGGTGCGATAAGAAAAAAGATTGCCATAGGCTATCTTTGGAATTTGCTCGCTAAGTGGCTCAATCGCAGTATAGGTTTGATATCCACTTTATGTCTGGTCAGGATCCTAGACCCTGAGGATTTCGGTATCGTCGCTTTGGCAAGTATTGTCATGGCATTTTTTGTGATGCTTTCGAACGCAGGAACCGACAAATATCTTATTAAGGTTAAAGAATGTACCAATGAGATGCTTAATAGTGCGTGGTCATTAAATATCACATTAAAGTTCGTTTGTAGCCTAGTGCTCGCGCTCATGGCTAAGAAGCTTTCTATCTATATGAATGAACCGGTGTTAGAGAATGTACTTTTGGTTTGTTGTTTGATACCCGTTATTAGCGCATTTAAAAACGTCGGCATGGTACTTTTTGAAAGAGAATTGGATTACAAGCCGATTACACGTCTGTCCGTTGGTGTCAAAGTTGCGGTTGTCCCCATTACTTTGATTGGCGCGATATTAATTCAAAGCTATTGGGCCTTAATCATCGGTTTGTTAGCGAGCGAAATTTTGACGGTGTTAGGATCGTACCGAATTCATCCATATCGCCCTAAGTGGTCGATGACATTGTGGAAAAATCAGTGGTCATTTTCTAAATGGCATTTACTCTCGACGTCTTCTGGATACATACGATCACGGATTGATGCGCTATTACTAGGTCGTTATTTAACGAGCGCCGATGTTGGTGTTTATCGCGTGAGTCAAGAGTTTGCATGGCTACCCTTTACCGAAGTCATTTCTCCTGCTTCGAGTTCAATGTATGCAGGTATAACACAAGTACGCGAGCATCATGAGGAACTGAAGTGTAGCATTCTCAACTATCTTGCTTTTGCATATCTACTCGTTGTTCCCTCTGCGTTTGGTATTTTTGCTCTAAGTGATTTATTTACGGAGGTCGTGCTCGGTGAAAAATGGCTAGAGGCCGCGCCTATTATCGGGCTTTTGTCTTTACTCATGCTATCAATGCCTTTGAATATTTCACTGCAGTCGGTACTGACGAACTTGTCGAAAATTAAATATTTGGTGTTGCTTGATGTGGTGATGATTTCGGCAATTGTTGGCCTGATTATCGGACTATCGAAAAGCAACAACTTCGATCTTTTATCCTATACACAGTATCGAGTAGCGTTGGTAGTGCTGTTTATGTTGATGCTTTGCGTGGCGTATAAGTTTCTTATTAACTTGTCCCCTATTCGGATTATGGCGGTTATCCTTTTGCCGACGATCCCGTCAATCGTTATGGTGAATGTAATCGCGTCGTTGAAGCCCCAATTGCACTATTCGGAAGCGATTAATCTTATTATTTTGGTCATTGCTGGCGGGATCAGTTTTGTCCCTGTGATGGCAGTGCTTATCGGTGTTACCAAAAATTGGTTTGTAGAGTATGCGCTGATATTTGATGTATTAAAAAAGTTAAAAGCATCGACTCAAAAAGGCTAA
- a CDS encoding GNAT family N-acetyltransferase, producing the protein MESRKRNDIQCEIYENPCKSWLQNAWMDLEQRARPGFFLTWLWIGTWLNCFVGHYSVIEARRGKKTVGLGILVKQSHSFLFIPLKSKFHLHRTGIPEHDQIWIEYNDFLLDAGDESDIRQAMTECLIYRVKKRDAIVIGASENNKFDGFKQLGLVKRTVWETNNYALDLNALREDKISIPQFLSRNSRYQITRSIRKYSEIGQITLEKATSIEQAKQMLHIAKPLHLARWTDEHAPSGFSNRSFVAFHELLIERGIEAGVVELYHIKAGAETISVVYNFKHDNHVYFYLCAINYVHESTQYKPGLVSHYLLINKALEEGVASYDFMGGKARYKETFSNIRGELSVNQYEHPSSLLMLEHVFRNTKLWLKNKRRSGFYGVN; encoded by the coding sequence TTGGAAAGTCGGAAACGTAACGATATTCAATGCGAGATTTACGAAAATCCATGTAAATCTTGGCTCCAAAATGCGTGGATGGATTTGGAGCAACGAGCTCGACCTGGTTTTTTTCTCACATGGCTATGGATTGGTACTTGGTTAAACTGTTTTGTTGGTCATTACTCGGTGATAGAGGCGAGAAGAGGCAAAAAAACGGTCGGCTTGGGTATTTTGGTCAAGCAATCTCATTCTTTTTTGTTCATTCCGTTAAAAAGCAAATTTCATCTTCATCGCACAGGTATTCCAGAGCACGACCAGATATGGATAGAGTATAACGACTTTCTGCTTGATGCAGGTGATGAAAGTGATATCCGCCAAGCAATGACGGAGTGTTTAATCTATCGGGTAAAAAAGAGAGATGCGATTGTCATTGGAGCTAGTGAGAATAATAAGTTTGATGGGTTCAAACAATTAGGGCTTGTAAAGCGGACAGTTTGGGAAACCAATAATTATGCACTTGATCTCAATGCCTTGAGAGAAGACAAGATATCAATACCCCAGTTTTTATCTCGCAACTCTCGCTATCAAATCACGAGAAGTATTCGAAAATACAGTGAGATTGGCCAGATCACCCTAGAAAAAGCAACGTCTATAGAGCAAGCCAAACAAATGTTACACATCGCGAAGCCATTGCACCTTGCTCGTTGGACAGACGAACATGCACCAAGCGGCTTTTCGAATCGCAGTTTTGTCGCATTTCATGAGCTTCTCATTGAAAGGGGCATTGAAGCGGGCGTTGTGGAGCTATATCACATTAAAGCTGGGGCGGAAACAATATCGGTTGTCTACAACTTCAAACACGATAATCACGTTTATTTTTACTTGTGTGCGATTAATTACGTGCATGAAAGTACGCAATACAAACCGGGGTTAGTTTCCCATTATCTTTTGATCAATAAAGCGCTCGAAGAGGGGGTTGCTTCTTACGACTTTATGGGTGGCAAAGCGCGTTACAAAGAGACGTTCTCTAATATCAGAGGAGAGCTATCGGTCAATCAGTATGAACACCCTAGTTCATTACTCATGCTCGAGCATGTTTTCCGTAATACAAAACTGTGGTTAAAAAACAAGAGAAGAAGTGGTTTTTACGGTGTTAATTGA